Within the Chromobacterium paludis genome, the region CAGCACCACCGCCAGCAGATGCACCATGATGACGTTGGACAACGCGAAGTAGGGCACCAGCAGGTGGTTGAGCTCGGTGGTGGCGAAGCAGATGGCGGTGGCGGCCAGATAGCCGCGCCGCGCCTTGCCGTCCTCGTCCTCGCCGAACAGCAGGCTGCGCACGCGCTTGCCGCGGCGCTCGGTTTCGTCCTCCAGATCATGCGCCACCACGTAAACGTCGACATCGCCGGACTGCCGGGTCAGCTCATTGACCAGCGAGCCCTGCCATAGCCGCGCCAGCGCGCTGCGCGCGGATTTTCCCACTACCAGCTTGGACACGTTGCGGGTGCGGGCGTAGGCCAGCAGGGTGGCGGCCAGCTCGCTGCCGCCCAGCACCGTGGTTTCGGCGCCCAGCTCCTGCGCCAGTTTCAGGCCTTTCAGAATGCGCGCGCGTTGTTCTTCGGGCAGTCTTTGCAGATGCGGCGTTTCCACGTAAACGGCGATCCAGTCCGCGTCCAGATTGGCGGCCAGCCGCTTGGTGCTGCGGACCAGCTTTTCCGTGCCTGGCCCCGGTCCGACGCAGACCAGCAGCCGCTCGCGGGCGTGCCAGACCGGGGTGATGGACTGGTCGGCGCGGTAGGCGCGCATCTGCGCGTCCACCCGGTCTGCGGTGCGGCGCAGCGCCAACTCGCGCAAGGCCAAGAGATTGCCCTTGCGGAAGAAGTTCTTGACCGCGCGTTCCGCCTGGTGCGGCACGTAGACCTTGCCGGCGGCGAGGCGGGACTGCAGCTCGTCCGGCGGCAAATCCACCAGAGAGACTTCATCGGCCATGTCGAACACATGATCGGGCAGCGTTTCCCTGACGATGATGCCGGTGATCTGGCCGACAACATCGTTAAGGCTCTCAAGGTGCTGCACGTTGAGAGTGGTGTAGACGTCGATGCCCGCGGCGAGCAACTCCTCCACATCCTGCCAGCGCTTGGGATGGCGCGAGCCGGGCACGTTGGAGTGGGCGAACTCGTCCATCAGGATCAACTGCGGCTTCCGCGCCAGCGCCTGGTCGATGTCGAATTCCGACAAGGCGTGGCCCTTGTATTCGATGCGGCTGGGCGGCAGCACTTCCAGGCCTTCCAGCTGCGCCTCGGTTTCCTTGCGGCCGTGGGTCTCCACCACGCCGATCAGCACCCTGACGCCTTCTTGCTGCTTGACGCGCGCGGCGGCCAGCATGGCGAAGGTCTTGCCCACGCCGGCGCAGGCGCCGAAGAAAATCTTCAGCCTGCCGCGCTGCGCTTCCAGCGCTTCGCGTTTCAGCTCGTCAAGCAGGGCATCCGGGTCGGGGCGCTGATCGGTCATGGGGGCTTAGGCCTTCTTGGAGAGTTGGTCCAGCGCCAGATTCAGTTCCAGCACATTGATGCGCGGCTCGCCGAGCAGGCCGAAGGTTTCGCCTGTGATATGGCTGTCCACCAGCTGGCGCACCGTGCTTGCCGGCAGTTTACGCGCGGCGGCCACGCGGTCAACTTGGTAGTAGGCGGCGGCCACGGAAATGTCGGGGTCCAGGCCGCTGGCGGAGGCGGTGGCCAGATCCACCGGCACCAGGCCGGTCTGGGTCGGGTGCGCCTTGCGCAGATTGTCGACATTGCCCTTGACTGCGTCCAGCTGGGCCTTGTTGGTCGGACCCAGATTGGAGCCGCCGGAGCTGCCGGCATTGTACGGCATCGGGCTGGTGGCCGACGGACGGCCCCAGAAGTACCGTTCGCCGCTGAAGTTCTGGCCGATCAGGCGCGAACCCACCACTTTGCCGTCTTGGGTGATCAGGCTGCCGTTGGCTTGCGCTGGGAACACCGCCTGGGCGATGCCGGTGGTGGCCAGCGGGTAGGCCAGGCCGGTGAGCAGCGACAGGCCGCCGAAGATCACCAGCAGGGGACGTATGACTTTCACGATAATCCTTTCCATTCTCTTGGCGAGGGGCCCGCGCCGCTTGCTTGCGCGGCGGGCCCGCCTTCGCCCGGTTCCCGGCATGCCGGGGGGATGCCCCGGAACCGGTCCGGGAACCTGGTTAGCCTGTTACACCAGACCCAGCGCGCCCAGCGTCAGGTCAATTACCTTGATGCCGGCGAACGGAACCAAGAGGCCGCCCAGGCCGTAGACCAGCAGATTGCCGCGCAGCAGTTCGGCCGCGCTCTTGGCGTGGTACTTCACGCCCTTCAGCGCCAGCGGGATCAGGAACACGATGATGACGGCGTTGAAGATCACAGCGGACAGGATGGCGGAGGCCGGGCTGTTCAGGCCCATCACGTTCAGCGCGTTCAGCTGCGGGTAAGTGCTGGCGAACGCCGCCGGGATGATGGCGAAGTACTTGGCCACGTCGTTGGCGATGGAGAAGGTGGTCAGCGAGCCGCGCGTCATCAGCATCTGCTTGCCGATCTCCACGATTTCGATCAGCTTGGTGGGGTTGGAGTCCAAGTCCACCATATTGCCGGCTTCCTTGGCCGCCTGGGTGCCGGTGTTCATCGCCACCGCCACGTCGGCTTGGGCCAGCGCGGGGGCGTCGTTGGTGCCGTCGCCGGTCATCGCCACCAGCTTGCCTTCCGCCTGATGGCTGCGGATCAGCTTGAGCTTGGCTTCCGGCGTCGCTTCGGCCAGGAAGTCGTCCACGCCGGCTTCCGCGGCGATGGCGGCCGCAGTCAGCGGGTTGTCGCCGGTGATCATCACTGTCTTGATGCCCATTTGGCGCAGCTCGGCGAAGCGTTCCTTGATGCCGCCCTTGACGATGTCCTTCAGCTCGATCACGCCCAGGGCGCGCTTGCCTTCGGCCACCAGCAGCGGGGTGGAGCCGCGACGGGCCACTTCCTCGGCGCTTTTCGCCAGCGCGTCCGGGAACTGGCCGCCCTGTTCGGCGATGTGGCGGCGGATGGCGTCGATGGCGCCCTTGCGGATCTGGCGGCCGTCGTAGTCTATGCCGGACATGCGCGTTTGCGCGGTGAACGGGATGAACGCGGCTTCATGGCTGGCCAGTTGGCGCTCGCGCAGATTGAATTTCTGCTTGGCCAGCACCACCACGCTGCGGCCTTCCGGCGTTTCATCGGCCAGGGAGGCGAGCTGGGCGGCGTCGGCCAGGTCTTTCTCCGACACGCCCGGCGCCGGAATGAAGGCCGACGCTTGGCGGTTGCCCAGGGTGATGGTGCCGGTCTTGTCCAGCAACAGCACGTCCACGTCGCCGGCGGCTTCCACCGCGCGGCCAGAGGTGGCGATCACATTGGCGCCCATCATGCGGCTCATGCCGGCCACGCCGATGGCGGACAACAGGCCGCCGATGGTGGTGGGGATCAGGCAGACCAGCAGGGCCACTAGGGTGGTGATGCTGATCGGGCTGCCGGCCTTGGCCGCTTCCACACTGAACAAGGAGAAGGGCAGCAGGGTGACGGTCACAATCAGGAACACGATGGTCAGCGCCACCAGCAAGATGGTCAACGCGATCTCGTTCGGCGTCTTCTGGCGCTTGGCGCCTTCCACCATCGCGATCATGCGGTCGAGGAAGGTTTCGCCCGGATTGACGGTGATTTTCACCACGATCCAGTCGGACAGCACGCGGGTGCCGCCGGTGACGGAGGAGAAGTCGCCGCCGGACTCGCGTATCACCGGCGCGGATTCGCCAGTGATGGCGGATTCGTCGACCGAGGCCACGCCTTCCACCACTTCGCCGTCCACCGGGATCACGTCGCCGGCTTCCACCAGCACGAAGTCGCCCTTGCGCAGGCTGGTGCCGTCGACGATGCTCTTGGCCGCGCCGTGATTGCCGCCGGCCAGTTTCTTGGCCACCACGTTCTTCTTGGCGGAGCGCAGGCTGGCGGCCTGGGCCTTGCTGCGGCCTTCGGCCAGCGCCTCGGCGAAGTTGGCGAACAGCACGGTGAACCACAGCCACAGCGCCACCGCCAGGATAAAGCCGGAGGAGGCTTCGCCGTGTCCGCTCAGCGACTGCAGCCACAGGCCGGTGGTCAGGATGCTGCCCACGTAAACCACGAACATCACCGGGTTGCGCCACTGGGTGCGCGGCGACAGCTTCTTGAACGAGTCGACGATGGCCGGCTTCACCAGCGTCGGGTCCAGCATGGACTTGCTCGCGCTCTTGTGGCCGCCGACCGTCGGGTCGGCTGCCAGCATATTGGAATGATTCTTGTCGTTCATATCGAGTTTCCTTGACTGACGGGCGCTTAGCGGGCGGCGATCATCTGCAGATGCTCAACCACCGGACCCAGTGCCAGGGCCGGAACATAATTCAGCGCGCCCACCAGCAGCACGGTGCCGATCAGCAACACCACGAACAGCGGGCCATGGGTGGGCAGGGTGCCGCCGGTGACGGCCAGGCGTTTCTTGGCGGCCAGCGAACCGGCGATAGCCAGAATGGGCACGATCATGAAGAAGCGGCCGAAGAACATGGCCAGGCCGGTCATGATGTTGTAGAACGGCGTGTTGGCGGACAGGCCGGCGAAGGCGCTGCCGTTGTTGTTGGCGGCCGAGGTGAAGGCGTACAGGATTTCGCTGAAGCCGTGCGCGCCCGGATTGAGGATGCCGGCCTTGCCCGCGCCTACGCTCACGGCGATGGCGGTCAGCGCCAGCACCAGGGTCGGGGTCACCAGGATGGTGATCGCGGTCATCTTCATCTCGTAGGTTTCAATCTTCTTGCCCAGGTATTCCGGGGTGCGGCCCACCATCAGACCGGCGATGAACACCGCCAGGATGGCGAAGATCAGCATGCCGTACAGGCCGGAGCCGACGCCGCCGAACACCACTTCGCCCAGCTGCATCAGGAAGATCGGCACCATGCCGCCGATCGGGGTCAGCGAGTCGTGCATGGCGTTGACCGCGCCGCAGGAGGCGGAAGTGGTCACGGCGATGAACAGCGAGGTGTCGATGATGCCGAAGCGCACTTCCTTGCCTTCCATATTGCCGCCGGATTGCAGGCTGCTGGCTTTCTGGTCCAGGTGCAGGGCCTTGTATTGCGGCACGCCGGCTTGCTCGGCGCGGGTCACCACGGTTACCGCGGTGGCGAACAGGATGGTCATCGCGGCGAGAATGGCCCAGCCCTGGCGGCGGTCGCCCACCATGCGGCCA harbors:
- the kdpB gene encoding potassium-transporting ATPase subunit KdpB, which gives rise to MNDKNHSNMLAADPTVGGHKSASKSMLDPTLVKPAIVDSFKKLSPRTQWRNPVMFVVYVGSILTTGLWLQSLSGHGEASSGFILAVALWLWFTVLFANFAEALAEGRSKAQAASLRSAKKNVVAKKLAGGNHGAAKSIVDGTSLRKGDFVLVEAGDVIPVDGEVVEGVASVDESAITGESAPVIRESGGDFSSVTGGTRVLSDWIVVKITVNPGETFLDRMIAMVEGAKRQKTPNEIALTILLVALTIVFLIVTVTLLPFSLFSVEAAKAGSPISITTLVALLVCLIPTTIGGLLSAIGVAGMSRMMGANVIATSGRAVEAAGDVDVLLLDKTGTITLGNRQASAFIPAPGVSEKDLADAAQLASLADETPEGRSVVVLAKQKFNLRERQLASHEAAFIPFTAQTRMSGIDYDGRQIRKGAIDAIRRHIAEQGGQFPDALAKSAEEVARRGSTPLLVAEGKRALGVIELKDIVKGGIKERFAELRQMGIKTVMITGDNPLTAAAIAAEAGVDDFLAEATPEAKLKLIRSHQAEGKLVAMTGDGTNDAPALAQADVAVAMNTGTQAAKEAGNMVDLDSNPTKLIEIVEIGKQMLMTRGSLTTFSIANDVAKYFAIIPAAFASTYPQLNALNVMGLNSPASAILSAVIFNAVIIVFLIPLALKGVKYHAKSAAELLRGNLLVYGLGGLLVPFAGIKVIDLTLGALGLV
- the kdpC gene encoding potassium-transporting ATPase subunit KdpC; translation: MKVIRPLLVIFGGLSLLTGLAYPLATTGIAQAVFPAQANGSLITQDGKVVGSRLIGQNFSGERYFWGRPSATSPMPYNAGSSGGSNLGPTNKAQLDAVKGNVDNLRKAHPTQTGLVPVDLATASASGLDPDISVAAAYYQVDRVAAARKLPASTVRQLVDSHITGETFGLLGEPRINVLELNLALDQLSKKA